The genomic window CCAGAGGAGCGGGTTCTGGCCGACGAGGCTATAGCTGTTGAGGACGATGAAGGAGTCGGAGTTGTAGTCGAGGTTCTTCTGGTAGTGGAGCTCGACCCCCGCATCGACGAGATTGTGGAGGCGCAGCTCTCCCAGGAGGGCTTTGCCTTCTTTTGGCTCTTCTTGAGCTTCGGCGTGCGGGATGTCAAAGGTGAGCCGGCACTCGGTTCGGTTGTCGATCTCGTAATCTCCGCGGCAAGATTCGCTATAGAAGATCGGGTGAAGAATCCACTGGTCGTCGTGATACCAGAAGAAGGTGTTGTTGATGATCTGGAGGTCCTCGTTGACCTGGATCTTTTGAATCACCTGCATGAGCCCCGTGGTGCCGTATCCGCCGTCGGTCGGGTTAAGGAGCACATCGCGGCGGCTGATGCCAACGGGCGCACCAAGATAGGTGGCCGCTCCGGGATTATTGACCAAGCCCGTCGTGGCTTGAGAGGGTGGAAGCGCTCCGGGGAGGTAGAGGCCGCTATCGATCAGGGACTGGGTCGGCCGGTTGATCATCCCCCACATGGGCGTGTAGTCATAGGTGCCAAGATCTCCGTAGAAGTCGACCGTGTACGACTCGTCGGGATGATAGCCCAGGGCGAGATAAAAGTTCTGCTGATCGTTGCGCTGGTACTGATAGTAGCTTCCGTTTTCCTGGCCCATGTAACTGAAGCGGTAGCCCAGCTTCTTGTCCTTGTCGATCGGCCCGCCAATATCCGCCCCCCACATGTATTCCTGGTACATTCCCATCGTATCCCAGAGATACCCTCGAAACTGATCGAAGTAGGGCTGCTTGGTCGTATAGTTCACGTATCCGCCGGAGACCTGAGTCGCGCCGAAGACGGCGTTGGATGGGCCTTCGACGAGATCCATCGACTCCACCATGTTGTAATTCCACGGGATATTCTGCTCGCTGTTGTTGTTGAGCGTCTCCTCGATCCCGTTGATCAAGGTGAGCCCGTTGCGGCCGCGGATCGTGGGTGAGCTCGCGATTCCATAGTTGATCTGGGTAAGTGCGGCGGGGGCGAGCATGGCGGTGGAGAGCGGATCCAGATAGCCGAACTGACCGATCCCTGCGGACTGCGCAAGCCCTCGAGAGATCGGAACCACGTTACGGGGCGTGTCCATGACGTCGATCGGAATTCCATAGACCGACGAGTTGGGCTGCGCACTCGGAACGATGCTCTCCTCCGTGCCTACTCCCGTCACCGTCACCGCGGGCAGGGTGACGGGTTGGGAGCCGGAAGGAGGCGTTCCTGGTGAAAGAGCGGCGGGCTTGGCCTTCTGAGAGGCGGAAGGGAGCGGGTCGTCCTCCGTCGAGAGGCTCGGATCGGTTGCCGAGAAGGCGACTTGGCCCAAGAGGAGCCAAGAGAGAATTGCGATACAAAGGGAGAGAGAAGGCCAGGCAGAGCAAGGGTCTTTCATAGCTTTCGTTAGTAATGTTTACGTTACGTAAGGAAGCAAAAAGCATTCCACACTTTCCATTCAATCCGGAATTTCAGGCCGAATTCGTTTCGCCCGCTCGGAGCGCGTCTTCGAGGGCGTGCCAGGAGAGCATCGCGCAGCTCACCCGCTGCGGGAAGCGCCGGACCCCCGCGAGGGCGGCGAGGTCTCCCGAAAGCTGGTCTTGGGGCTCGGAAGCGCCGGTGAGCAGCCGCCGGACGCTGGCAACAAGCTGCAGGGCCTCCTCGATGCGCTTCCCGCGAACGGCCAGGGTCAGGAGGGAAGCCGAAGCGGTGGAGATGGCGCAGCCCGACCCGCTGAAGCGGATCTCCTCGATCCTTTTCTCGGGGGAGATCCGGAGAGAGAGTCGGACCGCATCTCCGCAGCTCACGTTCTTGGCCGCAGCCGATCGGTCGCATCCTTGGAGATCGCCGAAGTTGCGCGGATGCCGAGCGTGATCGAGGATCGCCTCCCGGTAGAGTTCGTCGAGCTCCATCGCTGCCGTGCGTCCTCCTTGCATTCCCCGCTATCCCGCGAAATAGCGGCGCGTCTTTTCGACGGCCTCGACCAGCCGGTCGACCTCCTCTCGAAGATTGTAGAGGTAGAAGCTCGCGCGGGCCGTGGCGGCGAGCCCGAGCTTGCGGAGCAGCGGCTGGTTGCAGTGGTCTCCGGCGCGCAGTGCCAAGCCTTCCTGATCGAGGAAGGCCACTAGATCGTGCGCATGCACTCCTTCGAGCACGAAGCTGACGATTCCGGCCCGATGGTCGCGGGGCCCAAGAATCCGGATGCCGGGAATCGAGGCGAGGCCGGAGGCCGCGTAGGCGGCCAGGGAGGATGTATGCTTCTCCACCATGTCGAGCCCGACGGACTGGAGGTAGTCGATCGCGGCCCGGAGGCCGATGGCGCCGCCGATATTGGGCGTGCCTGCTTCGAAACGGTGCGGGGGAGCCTTCCAGCTGCTCTGGTCGAGCCGGACCTCGGCGATCATCTCCCCACCGGTTTGATAGGGAGGAAGGGCGGACAAGAGCTCCTGCCGGCCGTAGAGAATGCCGATTCCGGTCGGAGCGCACATCTTATGGCCAGAAAAGGCGAGAAAGTCGCAGCCGATCTCCCGCACGCTCAGACGCTGGTGGCCCGCGCTCTGCGCGGCATCGACAAGTGTCAAGAGGCCGAGCGACCGCGCCCGGGCGCAGATCTCCGCGGCCGGATTGACCTTGCCCAGGGAGTTGGAGACATGGGTGAAGGCGAGCAGCCGAACCCGGTGTCTTTTGGCCATTTCCTCGATCCGGTTCCAGTCGACGGTTCCCTGCTCGTCCTCGACGGGGAGGAAAGAGAGGCGAATCCCCAAGGAGCCGAGCATCTGCCAAGGGATGAGGTTGGCGTGGTGCTCCATTTCCGTGAGGAGCACTCCGTCCCCGCGCTGGAGCAGGGAGCGGCCGGCCGTGGAAGCGAGGAGGTTGATCGCCTCGGTCGTTCCCCGGGTGAAGACGATCTCTTCGGGCGAGGCCGCCCCGATAAAATCCGCAACGCGTCGCCGGGAGGATTCGAACGCTTCGGTTGCCCGGATGCTCAGATCGTAGAGACCCCGGTGGACGTTGGCGTAATCCTTCTCGTAGAAGCTGCGGACGGTGTCGAGAACGGCTTTGGGCTTCTGCGTTGTCGCGGCGTTGTCGAGATAGGCGAGCGGATGGCCATGCGCGGCCTGGGAAAGAGCGGGGAAATCGGTGCGAAGCTCTTCCGGCGGGCGCATGCCGTGGGAAGATACGGCGAAGCGCTCTCCTGCACAAGGGGAAGGAGGGGCCTCCCTCAAGGCGCTTGGGCTTGGTGGAGCGGCAACAGATCTCCTTCCTTAGCTCCGCTGGCTCCCTGGGAGCAGGCAGAGGCCGCCCATCAGAGGCGGATCGAGGTTTGCGTCGAAGGTCCATGCATCGGATGCGATTGCGAGCATTGACATCGAGAAAGCGCCGGGGTAGCTATTTGGACATGGCTTCAACATTAGAGACAATCCTGGATGCCAATCGGCGATATGCGGAAGGCTTTGGGGAAAAGTGCAACCTGGCGATGCCGCCAGCGCGGCGTTTTGCAATCCTCACCTGCATGGATGCGCGGCTCGACCCGGCCAAGTTTGCGGGCTTGGCGGAGGGGGATGCCCATGTGGTCCGCAATGCCGGGGGGAGGGCGAGTGACGATGCAATCCGCTCCCTTGTCATCTCGTATAAGCTGCTGGGAACCCGGGAATGGTTCGTCATCCACCATAGCGATTGCGGAATGGAGACCTTTTCGGATGAGGTGATGCGCGGATTGCTCGCGAAGAGCCTCGATCACGCGGTGCTGGAAGCCGATGGATGGCATGACCGAGGATCGGGCCCAGGCACTTCGGAAGGGCAGTATATCGACTGGCTGACGATTCGGAACCAGGAGGAGAGCGTCCTGGAGGATGTCCGGCGCCTCCGCGGGCATCCGCTGGTCCCCCCGTGGATTCCCATCTACGGCTTTATCTACGATGTGCGCTCCGGCGGCCTGCTCCCTGTCCCGGCGGCAACCAAGCTGGGAAGCGCCAAATAGCCTAGCCGAAGGGGTGGCCCTCTTCTCTTCGCGGCAGGGGGGTTAGGTCCGCAGAGAGCTTTTCGGGCTCAAGGGAGGCGCGCCCGGAACGGATGAGCGCCCGGGTCTGCCGGGCGATCATCCGTTCCTCGTCGGTGGGGACGACTCGGATCTCGACCGGGCTTGCCTCGGAGGAGATGACGGGCTCGTTCTTCTGGTTCCTCTCGGGATCGAGCTGGAGGCCAAGGAAGCCGAGCGGGGAGCAGATCCGCTCGCGAATCTCGGGCGCATGCTCGCCAATCCCGCCCGAGAAGACCAGGAGGTCGAGTCCTCCCAGCGCGGCGGCCAGGGAGCCGAGGAACTTGCGAGCCTGATAACAGAAGATCTCGACCGCGGCGGCTGCTTTCTCGTCGCTCGCCTCGGCGCAGAGGAGGTCGCGCATCTCGCCCGAGCGCTCGGAGAGGGCGAGGAGCCCCGACTCCTCGGAAAGCAGCCGTGCAACCGTGGTGAGGCGAAGGCCCCGCTCGCGCAGCAGGTAGAGGACGATCCCCGGGTCGAGATCGCCGCAGCGGGTGCCCATCACGAGCCCCGAGGTCGGCGTGAAGCCCATCGTGGTGTCGACGCTCTTCCCTTCGCGAACGGCGGTCATGCTCGCCCCTCCGCCGAGATGGGCGAGCACGATGCGGCCCCGTGCCCGCTCCGTTGGGAGGATCGTCTGGAGGACGGAGAGGAGATATTCGCAGGAGATCCCGTGGAAGCCGTAACGCACCAGGCCCTCCCTCCGAAGAGAGAGGGGTAGGGCGTAGGTCCGCGCCCAAGGAGGCATCGACCGGTGGAAGGCCGTGTCGAAGCAGCCGACCTGGGGGAGGTCCGGTTGGAGCTTCCGAATGGAACGGACCGCCTCGAGCTCGTGCGGGAGATGCTCGGGGGCTAGCCCAGAGAGATCCTGAAGCTTCTGGAGGACGGGGGAGGTGAGCAGCCGGGGAGCGCCGAAAGTGGGGCCGCCATGGACGAGGCGGTGGCCGACGGCGTCGAGGCCGCTCGTCGGAGAGACCGATTCGAGCCAGGAAAAGAAGCGGGCAAGCCCGGCCCGGTGATCGGGGAGAGGCAGGCGTTCCTGCCAGACCGTGGTCCCTTGCGCATCGTGGGCTTCGCAAAGCCCCTCACCGGCTCCTAGGTGCTCGAGCTTCCCGGAGAGGAGCCGCCGCTCCAAGGAAGCCATCTGGAAAAGAGCGAACTTGAGGCTCGTCGACCCGCTGTTGATCGTGAGGATCTTGTCAGGGTCAGCCATCGCACTTCCTTCGAGACCTTCCGCGCCTGCGGGGTTAGAGGCCCGGGAAAACGGTCCGGGCTCTCCGTTTGCGCTGATCGAGGGCCCCGTGGATCAGCAGAAACTCTCCAATGTTCTCCAAGGAGAGGAGGCCTGCGAGCTCCCCGTTGTGCATGACGACCGCCGAGCGCTGCCCCAGCTGCTGGAGGCGGGCGATCGCCACATCCGCCATCTCCGAGGCGTCCACCGTGAGGAAGTCGCGATTCATCACCCCTTCTACGGGACTCTCTTCGCCGAAGCGGGAGAGCCCTTCCACGAGATTGTTTCGGGTGAGGATGCCGACGACGGTCCGGTCGGAGACCACAGGGAAGTCGAGGTGGTAGCCAGCCAGGAGGTGATGGACCGCGATCCGGAGGGGGTCATCGGGGCCGAGCGTGTGAAACTCGGTCATCATCAGGTGGCTGACGGGGATCGCACCGAGGACCGATCGTACCTGGACGAGGCTCGCTTCCTGGGCGGCTCCCATCCAGACGAAGAGGGCGATGAAGAGCAGGAAAGGATTATGGCCGAAGAAGCCATAGATGCCAAAAAAGAGCGCCATTCCCTGCCCGACCGCTGCGGCGATCTGGGTGGCTCGGACGGCGTCCATCCGGGAAGCGAGCAGGGCCCGCAGCACGCGGCCTCCGTCCATCGGGAAGGCGGGCAGAAGGTTGAATCCGGCCAGCACTACGTTGATCCAGAAGAGGTTGAGTAAAAGGTTCCCGCTGACCCAGTGGAGGTCGGTCCACGATTCGACATGTCCACCGACGAGCAGGATCGCATAGAGGAGGAGGGCAAGGACGACGTTCACCGCGGGCCCGGCCAGAGCCACCAGCAGCTCCTGCCGGGGATCGTCGGGCATTCGCTCGAGCCGGGCGACCCCTCCGATCGGATAGAGCGTGATGTTGCGCGTCTGGATGCCGAACCGCTGGGCGGTCAAGGCATGGCCGAGCTCATGGAGCACGATGATGGCGAAGAGCGGAATCAGGAAAAGGACCGAGGAGATGGCGTCGGAAAGGCTCCCCCTGGGCGCATAGGCGCCGACCGCTACCCAGGCCACAAGAAGGAGGAAGGTGACGTGGACATAGATGCTGATTCCCCGGACGACACCGATTTTCCATGCCCATCGCATAACGCTAGCCCTTCACGCAGATCAGCGGCTCGACTCGAGCCACCCGATGGGCCAGCCCAGCCGCCTCGGCCGCCTCGACGACCGCTGAGACATCCTTATACGCTCCGGGGGCCTCTTCGGCTACTCCGCGGTGAGAGCGGGCGCGGATGAGGATGCCTCGGCGCTCCAGATCTCCCAGGAGCTCCTTCCCTTCCCAAGTCCGGGCCGCCTGGTTGCGGCTCATCCGGCGGCCCGCCCCGTGGACCGCCGAGGAGAAGGCTCTTGCCTCACTCTCCTGAGCCCCGGCGAGGATGTAGGAGCAGGTCCCCATGCTCCCTCCGATCAGAATGGGTTGTCCCCAAGGAGCGAAATCGACGGGAAGATCGGGGTGGCCCGGGCCTAGCGCCCGCGTCGCTCCCTTCCGATGGACAAAGAGCCGAAGGGGTCTTCCCTCGACAGAATGGATCTCCTCCTTGCAGGTATTGTGGGAGACGTCGTAGAGGAGGGCGAGGTGGCGATCGGGGAAGAATCGCCCAAAGACCTTCCGGATCAGATCGGTGAGAATCTGCCGGTTGGCCAGGGCGCAGTTGATGCCGGCGCGCATCGCTCGAAGATAGCGCTGGCCCAGCTCGGAAGAAAGGGGGGCGGAAGCGAGCTCCCGCTCCGGCAGCAGAAGCCCGAAAGCTTCCGCGGCGGCCGCCATCTCGCGCAGGAAGTCGGTGCCAATCTGGTGTCCCAGCCCTCGGGAGCCGCAGTGGAGGGAGATCACAAGATCGCCCGAGGCGAGGCCGTAGGCTCGGGCAATTTCCTCCTGATAGAGCTCGGTGACTTCCTGGAGTTCGGCGTAATGGTTTCCCGAGCCGAGCGTTCCCATCTCCTCCCGCCCGCGCCTCTTCGCTCCCCGAGAGACCGCGGCGGGATCGGCCCCATTCATGCAGCCCCGCTCTTCGATTCGATCGAGATCCTCAGGCTCGCCGAAGCCCGATTCGACCGCCCACTGCGCCCCGCCCCGGAGCATCGCGTCCATTTGGGAATCGTCCAGATGGATCTTCCCCCGGGCCCCGACTCCCGCCGGGATCTCCCGGGCCAGCGCCGCGGCGAGCTCCTCTTCCCGGCCGGCGATCGATCCTCTTGGCAAGCCCGTCAAGAGGGTTCGGACCCCGCAGGAGATGTCAAAGCCGACTCCTCCCGCCGAGATGACCCCTCCTTGCTCCGGGTCGAACGCAGCCACCCCGCCAATCGGGAACCCGTAACCCCAATGCGCGTCGGGCAGCGCATAGGCTGCCCGGACGATCCCCGGAAGCGAGGCGACGTTCGCAGCCTGCTCGGCAACCTTGTCGTCCATCTGCTCGAGCAGCGACCGGCTACCGTAGAAGATTGCGGGAACCCGCATCGTCCCCTGCGGAGGAAGCTCCCAGGCGGTCTCGGAGAGTTTCTGGAGGGGAGCAAGGTCCATGAGAAAGCGGAGGCGATTCCCCTGCTCTAGACATCGACGATGCACTGCGCGACCCATTCGCCGACTGGGTTGCGGAAGAGCCGCAGCTCGGTGTAGGTGGCTCCCTTCACCTCGACGGCCGGTTCGTGGCGTTCGGGGTCGATGGGCTCTCCCCATGCCTCGGCTTCGAGGCGATCCTCGTACAGCGCAACCAAAAATCGGGAAAAGAGCATCCGGCGGGTAGCCATCTCAAAAATTATGGCGTTGAGCCATTCGAAGAGCAGGGACTCCCCGCTCGGAGCGGTGCAGGCGATCGACACCGGCTCCCGCGGCACGACTAGCCGCGGATCGGTGATGACCGCCGTCAAGGCGAGTGCAGCTTGCACGAAGGCTTCTTCCCGGGAAGGACCGATGCCGCGAATCCCGACGTCGGCAACGTGGGGGAAGTGCTCCCAGCGCGCACGGGCAGTAGCGAGCGAAGATTGTGCGATCGCCACGGCGACGAGTCTCCCGCTTTCCTCTTAGGGAAGCAAGAGAATCGGGCAGAGGGCCTTCGCGCAGATGGATTCGATCTCCTCGGGTGGGAGGGGAGAGTCTCCGATCGAAAGCGCCAGCAGGCCAAGCCCTTCGTGCGCCGCGGCCGTCAAGATCCGCTGGGCCTTCGGAGGGATGCCGGTCCGGAGGGTCGAGGAGGGGGCGTCTTGGAGGAGCTCCTGGATTTCGGGATCGAGGGAGCCCCCTCCCCCCGGACCGAGCGAGAGCACGACGAGCTTTCCCGGGAAGTCTCGGGCCAGGGCCGCAACGAGCCGCAGGGTCCGGACTTCCGAAGGCTTTCCGGAATAGACGACCCCAAACGGGGGTTGGACCGGCGTCCCATCGGAGAGATAGAGAACGGCGGCTCCCGAGCGGGAGACGATTTCTCGAGCGAGAGCTTCTCCCCGCGTCGGGATGCCGACATAGAGCTGGGAGCGGAGGAGGAGAATCAGGTCGGTTGCCGAGGCGGCTTCCGAGAGGGCCTGAGAGGGGATGCCGCGGAGCACCTGAAAGGACCAAGGGATGCGCAGGCGCCGCGCCACGCTGCTCACCGCCTCCTGGGCCTGGGAGGCCAGAGTGCGCAAGGTTCGCTCGATCGTGGAGAGCTCGAGCTCGTGCCAGCAGGCGGAGTCGATCCCGATTTCGGAAGCGAAGGGAAGCCCAGCCAACCGGAGAAGGTTGCTATCCTCCAGGAACAGATAGGCGAGCTTGGCTTCAAAGCGCGCGGCAAGCTCGGCGGCCGCCTCCGCTCCCCCTTCGGAGAAGGCTTGGCCGAACAAGACGATCCGCTCGATCCTCACGTCTTTGCCTCGCCAGACGCAAGGGAGCGTGCCCTGCGGGCAAACTCGCCGAGCTTCCGTTCGACCCGTCCGTTGATGCTCTCATCCGGATAGCGGCCCTCTGGGTTCCGCTCTCCCGCGGGAAATCCTGTCAAGAGCTCCATGGCCTGGTCGACCGTCTGCACAGCATAGAGGTGAAAGAGCCCTTGCTCGACTTTTTCGAGCAGCTCCCGGCGGAGGACCAGATGGTCGACGTTGGCCGCTGGGACGATTACCCCCTGGTGACCCGTGAGGGTGCGTGCGCGGCAGAGGTCGAAAAAGGCCTCGACCTTTTCGTTGACGCCTCCGATCGCCTGCACTCGTCCTTTCTGGTTGATTGATCCCGTGATCGCCAGCGACTGCCGGATCGGGAGTTCGGCCAGCGTCGAAAGCAGAGCGCAGAGCTCCGCGCAGGAAGCGCTGTCCCCTTCGACCACCCCATAGGACTGCTCGAAGACGAGGGTCGCCGCGAGCGAAAGTGGTTCCTCCGGCACGTAGCGGCCCGCCAGGAATCCTGAAAGGATGAGGACCCCCTTGGAATGAATCGGACCCCCGAGCTTGGCTTCGCGCTCGATGTCTACCACCTTCCCGCCACCGAAGCGTACACGCGCGGTGATTCGGTTGGGATGGCCGATGAGCACGCCTCCCGCTTCGAGGACGGCCAAGCCATTGACTTGGCCTACGCTCTCTCCTTCGCTGTCGACCAAAAGGGTGCCACGCAGGACCTCTTCGCGGAGGCGCTCCCGGATCCGGCCCGAGCGTGCCTCCGCAGCAGCAACCGCCTTCTCGACGTGGGCTTGGGTGATGATCGGCGCCGAAGCATCCCGGGCCCAGAAGTCGGCTTCCTGGAGGAGATCGGTCATGGTTCGTCCACGCAGCGAAAGTTTCTTGGCGTCCGCCGCGATCCGGCTCCCTTCTTCCAGCAGGCGGGCCACCGCCCCGCGGTCCAGAGGCAGGAGATTCCCCTTACGAGCCTCGTCTGCCAGGAACTGCGCATAGGAGACCACGATCGCCTCGCTCCGGTCGACGTCCTCCTCGAAGTCGACGACGACCTTGAACAGCTCGGAGAACTCGGGGTCGAGCTCGTGCAGCAGGTAGTAGAGCGACCGCTCCCCGAGCAGGATCACCTTCAGCTCGAGCGGAATCGGTTCGGGCTCCAGCGAAACGGTGCTGAGGATCCCGAGAGCTTCGCCCAGCGGCTCGATCCGGATCTGCCGGCTGCGAAGAGCCCGCTTGAGCCCTTCCCAGGAGAAGGGATGGGAGAGGAGGCGGAGCGCATCGATGGCCAGGTAGCCCCCGTTGGCCTTGTGGAGCGAGCCCGGACGAATGAGGGAAAAGTCGGTGACCAGCGCTCCCATTTGCGCGATGTGCTCGACCGTGCCGAAGAGGTTCGAAAAGGTCGGATTCTCTTCCAGGACCACGGGGCAGCCCTTGGCCCCGCATTGATCGATAACGACGTTTACCCGGTAGCGGCGGAGGAAGGCGTCGACCGCATCAGGGCCGATGCCGGGAGGGATCATCCCTGGAGGCAAGGTGTCGGCTTCCTTGGGAATCCGGAAGTTTTCGGCGTTCTTGAGCGCATCTCTTTCGACCGACTCCAGGTGGGAGCAGATGGCCGGCATCTCCGCATACTTGGCCTTGAGCTCGTCGAGCAGGTTCGAGACCGTCGAGCGGACGAGCGAGCGGTTGAGCTCGCGCAGCTTCGCCTGCGCTTCCCTCCGCCACTTGGGAATCTCCCGGATCACCTTGGTCAGCTCCTCCTGTAGAGCGGAGACCCGCGCCTGGATCTTCTCCTTTTCCTCATCCGGCAGCTTGGCGAAGCTTTCCGGGTCGAGCACCTCCCCGTTCTTGAGCGGAGCAAACGCGAAGCCGGCCGGCGTCTGGAGAAGGGCGATCGCGTCCTTTTGTGCGCGCTCCCGGAGGTCCGAGAAGGCCCGCTCCCGCCGCTCGTGGAAGCTCTGCTCGATGTCCTGGGTGCGCGCTCGGTATTCGTCACTGTCGAAAACCGCAGGAATGCCGACGCGCAGGTCCTCCACGAAGCGATTCATGTCCTCGGCGAACTCCCCCGCCTTTCCCGGCGGAAACGCGAGGGCCCTGGGCCGCCGTTCGTTCTCGAAGGCAAAGACGTAAGCCCAATCCCGGGGAATGGTCCGACCCCCCGACCGCTCCTCGAGGAAGCGGAGGACCAGGGAGCGCTTTCCGATCCCGCTCGGCCCCATGACGAAGAGGTTATAACCCGGCTGCTCCATGGCGACACCAAAGCGCACCGCTTCCATGGCTCGTGCCTGGCCCAGCACACCCGGACTCTCGCTCAGCTCCGCCGTCGTCTCGAAGGGAAGCCGGCTCGGGTCGATGCGGCGATCGAGAGCCTGGGCATCCAGGCGGAGGTCGGATCTCACAATGGCTTTTTCGGGAACAATCCTCTTCCTGTAAAGGGTTTTTGCAGCGACCGAGATCCGGAAGAGCGGAAATTTTCCTTCAAAAAAGACCGCGCCATCGCCTTCTTCGGGCGATATGGTTTTTCGTTCGGGCCCGCACCATGGAACGAGTCGTCCATCCAGCCATTCTCGGTCGGCTTTCGCCGGAAAGCCCCGAGGAGGAGCGGAGGCTCCGGGAGCTTCGCCGGATCCATCGCCTCATGGGGAACCTGGGCTGGTTCCGCCGTCAGGTGCGTCGGCGCGTAAAGGAGTTTACTCGCGGCATCGAAATCGGCCCCGGTGACGGGGTGCTCGGTCGACTGCTCTACTTGGATCCCAAGCTGCGGGACAAGCTGGCTTTGACGGGGCTCGATCGGAGCGCCCGTCCGGCGGCTTGGCCTCTTCCTTGGGAGTGGCGGCGGGAAGACGTGCGGGAGTTTGCCGGATGGGGAGACTACCCCTTGGTGGTAGCAAACCTCGTCTTGCACCGGTTCGTCGACGAGGATTTGGGAAAGGTCGGCAAGGCGCTCGATCAGTCCTGCCGGCTCCTGCTCGCGGTCGAGCCGGCTCGGCGCGAATTGCATCTGACCGAGCTCCGTCTCCTCCGGCCCTTTGGCCTAAGCCGAACCGCCTATGAGGAGAGCCGGGCCGCCGTCCGCGCGGGCTTCCTGGGGGGCGAGCTCGTGGAGGCCCTGGGGCTCTCGGTGAAGCATTGGAAACTCGATGTCGAGATCACCCTCCGTGGGGCCTACCGGCTGGTGGCCGAGCGCCATTGAGACAGGGGGAGCAGGATGGGGGGGGAAGGTCTCGGCCTTGCCGTCGAATCGAGGCGCTAGTACCGTCGAAACGGAAGGAGATGGCCATGACGACGACTCTCGGACCGCACACCGTGAAAGAGTGGCTTGCGACTCCCGTGGGAGAGCATTGGCAGCTGATCGATGGGAATCTGATCATGACCGAAGAAAGTTACGGGAATAGCCGGTTGGCAAAGGAGATCGAGCTCGAGATCGGATTTTACCTTCGGCAGGAGCCTCTGGGAACGATCGAGCGCAACGTCGCATTTCGTTTTCCTGGGATCGCAAATGCCGATCGCGAAGGAGTGGTTCCCGACCTCTGCTACATCCCGAGCGATGAGCTGAAAAAGGCCAATCTCAAAGCGAACGTCCAGGAAGGAGTTGTTCCGGCTCTTGTGATCGAGATTCTCTCTCCGTCGACCGAGAAGATCGACCTGGGACCCAAGGTGGCCATCTACCGGGAAGCCGGGGTTCAAGAATATTGGATTTTTGATTGGGAAGGGGAAACGGCGCGGATCTATCGTTTTGCGGAATCCGCTGAGAAGCCCGTCGCCGTCAAGAGCTTCGACGACACCTTGACTACGCCTCTGCTTCCCGGATTCTCCTTGGAGCTGCCGAAGATGCGAGCGGCGCTCGATGCCATACGGCGGCACGGGTAAGCCTCTTTCCGTCCGCCGCCGTCGCGGAGTCGAGCCGGAGCGCGGCTGCAGGCGGAAAGTTGAGCTTATCCTCGCCCCGGCCGGTCGCCCGGCGGGATTCGATGCGAGAGGCAAGGTGGAGCTGCCATTGCCCGCTCAGGTCCTAGGACTGATTCGCAGCCAGAGGGTGGCGGGTCCAGTTCCTTCGGGCAGATCCGCGGGATGAGGCAAAGGCGGCAGCGGCTCGACTTTCGCTCCCGCCCGCTCGCCAGCGCGGGACCCTTCGCGAAAGAGGTCATCGGGATGCCACGGCCCAAAGTTGGTCGAGAGCAGGAGAAGGGCGCCGGGCTCGCAGAGCGGGAAGAGCCCCGAGAGCAGTCCCGCGAGATCGCGGGGGAGCGAGAAGTCGCCGCCCTTCCGCCCGTGGGCGTAGGTCG from Methylacidimicrobium sp. B4 includes these protein-coding regions:
- a CDS encoding Lon protease family protein → MRSDLRLDAQALDRRIDPSRLPFETTAELSESPGVLGQARAMEAVRFGVAMEQPGYNLFVMGPSGIGKRSLVLRFLEERSGGRTIPRDWAYVFAFENERRPRALAFPPGKAGEFAEDMNRFVEDLRVGIPAVFDSDEYRARTQDIEQSFHERRERAFSDLRERAQKDAIALLQTPAGFAFAPLKNGEVLDPESFAKLPDEEKEKIQARVSALQEELTKVIREIPKWRREAQAKLRELNRSLVRSTVSNLLDELKAKYAEMPAICSHLESVERDALKNAENFRIPKEADTLPPGMIPPGIGPDAVDAFLRRYRVNVVIDQCGAKGCPVVLEENPTFSNLFGTVEHIAQMGALVTDFSLIRPGSLHKANGGYLAIDALRLLSHPFSWEGLKRALRSRQIRIEPLGEALGILSTVSLEPEPIPLELKVILLGERSLYYLLHELDPEFSELFKVVVDFEEDVDRSEAIVVSYAQFLADEARKGNLLPLDRGAVARLLEEGSRIAADAKKLSLRGRTMTDLLQEADFWARDASAPIITQAHVEKAVAAAEARSGRIRERLREEVLRGTLLVDSEGESVGQVNGLAVLEAGGVLIGHPNRITARVRFGGGKVVDIEREAKLGGPIHSKGVLILSGFLAGRYVPEEPLSLAATLVFEQSYGVVEGDSASCAELCALLSTLAELPIRQSLAITGSINQKGRVQAIGGVNEKVEAFFDLCRARTLTGHQGVIVPAANVDHLVLRRELLEKVEQGLFHLYAVQTVDQAMELLTGFPAGERNPEGRYPDESINGRVERKLGEFARRARSLASGEAKT
- a CDS encoding Uma2 family endonuclease, coding for MTTTLGPHTVKEWLATPVGEHWQLIDGNLIMTEESYGNSRLAKEIELEIGFYLRQEPLGTIERNVAFRFPGIANADREGVVPDLCYIPSDELKKANLKANVQEGVVPALVIEILSPSTEKIDLGPKVAIYREAGVQEYWIFDWEGETARIYRFAESAEKPVAVKSFDDTLTTPLLPGFSLELPKMRAALDAIRRHG
- a CDS encoding RtcB family protein encodes the protein MDLAPLQKLSETAWELPPQGTMRVPAIFYGSRSLLEQMDDKVAEQAANVASLPGIVRAAYALPDAHWGYGFPIGGVAAFDPEQGGVISAGGVGFDISCGVRTLLTGLPRGSIAGREEELAAALAREIPAGVGARGKIHLDDSQMDAMLRGGAQWAVESGFGEPEDLDRIEERGCMNGADPAAVSRGAKRRGREEMGTLGSGNHYAELQEVTELYQEEIARAYGLASGDLVISLHCGSRGLGHQIGTDFLREMAAAAEAFGLLLPERELASAPLSSELGQRYLRAMRAGINCALANRQILTDLIRKVFGRFFPDRHLALLYDVSHNTCKEEIHSVEGRPLRLFVHRKGATRALGPGHPDLPVDFAPWGQPILIGGSMGTCSYILAGAQESEARAFSSAVHGAGRRMSRNQAARTWEGKELLGDLERRGILIRARSHRGVAEEAPGAYKDVSAVVEAAEAAGLAHRVARVEPLICVKG
- a CDS encoding archease: MAIAQSSLATARARWEHFPHVADVGIRGIGPSREEAFVQAALALTAVITDPRLVVPREPVSIACTAPSGESLLFEWLNAIIFEMATRRMLFSRFLVALYEDRLEAEAWGEPIDPERHEPAVEVKGATYTELRLFRNPVGEWVAQCIVDV
- a CDS encoding site-2 protease family protein, which codes for MRWAWKIGVVRGISIYVHVTFLLLVAWVAVGAYAPRGSLSDAISSVLFLIPLFAIIVLHELGHALTAQRFGIQTRNITLYPIGGVARLERMPDDPRQELLVALAGPAVNVVLALLLYAILLVGGHVESWTDLHWVSGNLLLNLFWINVVLAGFNLLPAFPMDGGRVLRALLASRMDAVRATQIAAAVGQGMALFFGIYGFFGHNPFLLFIALFVWMGAAQEASLVQVRSVLGAIPVSHLMMTEFHTLGPDDPLRIAVHHLLAGYHLDFPVVSDRTVVGILTRNNLVEGLSRFGEESPVEGVMNRDFLTVDASEMADVAIARLQQLGQRSAVVMHNGELAGLLSLENIGEFLLIHGALDQRKRRARTVFPGL